A genomic segment from Chrysemys picta bellii isolate R12L10 chromosome 11, ASM1138683v2, whole genome shotgun sequence encodes:
- the LOC101939482 gene encoding gamma-crystallin B-like has product MGKITLFEDRNFQGRSVDCSSDRPDFQSQLSRCNSVRVESGCFMLYERPNFQGQQFFLKRGDYPDMQSEGFSTSIKSCRMIPPHRGTYRIKIYEKEDHRGNMVELTEDSPQVMDQLRSPEMLSCSVLDGHWILYELPNYRGRQYLLRPGQYRRFSEWGSMSGRVGSLRRATDLY; this is encoded by the exons ATGGGAAAG ATCACCCTTTTCGAGGACAGAAACTTCCAGGGCCGCTCCGTTGACTGCAGCAGCGACCGGCCGGATTTTCAAAGTCAGCTCAGCCGCTGTAACTCCGTCCGCGTGGAAAGTGGCTGCTTCATGCTCTATGAACGTCCCAACTTCCAGGGACAGCAGTTCTTTCTGAAACGGGGGGATTATCCCGACATGCAGTCTGAGGGTTTCAGCACCTCCATTAAGTCCTGCCGGATGATCCCACCT CACAGGGGCACCTACAGGATAAAGATCTATGAGAAGGAGGATCACAGAGGCAACATGGTAGAGTTAACCGAGGACTCTCCACAAGTCATGGACCAGCTACGCTCCCCCGAGATGCTCTCTTGTTCTGTGCTGGACGGGCACTGGATCCTTTACGAATTGCCAAATTACAGAGGCCGCCAGTACctgctgaggccagggcagtaccGGAGATTCAGCGAGTGGGGCTCTATGAGTGGCAGAGTCGGCTCTTTGAGACGTGCCACTGATCTCTACTGA